A DNA window from Parabacteroides johnsonii DSM 18315 contains the following coding sequences:
- a CDS encoding sensor histidine kinase has product MKNALLIICFILTQVSVVSGVVANDLDDLRQELKNLPDSSKLIKLNELLYQNNRNRVFKTYADLLLEEARRQKNDFYKGNALLSIMRYYYSKNPDSLRFYLKQAEPIYLATNRIEDLCRAKGWNIYTLISGGTHDQVIGEVESLKELATRLNYPEGVDMANQALASFYFNIGLKDEGIRLCNEILQGMEERGASRVRRFYLLRLLLNQKPEQEYLFKLDTCIKNCEEEGITQLDAEHSLTYLKHAYHLYSVQYYIACKDSSQAYFHLQKLGELEKRYNMNTERIMAQFLWMSYYNLVGEYDKALVIIDQLKHILLSNKRYNDWVTVEAIRADIYYKMGRGMESAKAYRDSKAVHDSVIQAQYYEDLAKLRTQREVDKLELQSRKLELEAEKSRVRSWIFGSGAIILLLLCGVLGFLAYSRHRYGARLKIAKEKAEEADHLKSAFLANMNHEIRTPLNAIVGFSQVIAEESDIETRREFAKIIQNNNELLQRLIEDVLDISKIESNTLTFVLTDQDLQALMKDLYSIMSLRISENVELQLDDCPRFTLRTDRNRLTQVLANLLTNAIKHTHEGYIRFGYKVAAGEICFYVADTGEGIPEDQLEHVFDRFVKLTEWTTGVGLGLAISKALVAKLGGRMEVCSKQGEGSTFSVIFPV; this is encoded by the coding sequence ATGAAAAATGCGTTGCTTATTATTTGTTTTATCCTTACACAAGTTTCTGTTGTAAGCGGAGTTGTTGCGAATGACCTTGATGATTTGCGACAAGAATTGAAAAACTTGCCGGATAGCAGTAAATTGATAAAGTTGAATGAGCTACTTTATCAGAATAACCGTAACAGGGTGTTTAAAACCTACGCAGACCTGCTATTGGAAGAGGCCCGGCGACAAAAGAACGATTTCTATAAAGGGAACGCTTTATTATCGATCATGCGCTATTACTATTCCAAAAATCCGGACAGCCTGCGTTTTTATCTGAAACAAGCCGAGCCAATTTATTTAGCTACTAATCGGATAGAAGATCTATGCCGGGCGAAAGGTTGGAATATCTATACTTTGATCTCAGGAGGAACGCATGACCAGGTAATTGGAGAAGTAGAGAGTTTGAAGGAATTGGCTACCCGTCTCAACTATCCGGAAGGGGTCGATATGGCCAACCAGGCCTTAGCCAGTTTTTATTTCAATATCGGATTGAAAGATGAAGGTATCCGTTTATGTAATGAAATCTTGCAAGGAATGGAAGAACGTGGAGCCTCCCGTGTTCGCCGGTTCTATTTGTTACGTTTGTTGTTAAATCAAAAACCTGAGCAGGAATACTTGTTCAAGCTCGATACCTGTATAAAGAACTGCGAAGAAGAAGGAATCACCCAGCTGGATGCGGAGCATTCGCTAACTTATCTGAAACATGCTTATCATCTTTATTCCGTACAGTATTATATAGCTTGTAAAGACTCTTCGCAAGCCTATTTCCATTTGCAGAAGTTAGGTGAATTAGAGAAACGGTACAATATGAATACGGAAAGGATCATGGCACAGTTTCTCTGGATGAGTTATTATAATCTGGTCGGCGAGTATGACAAGGCATTGGTGATTATAGACCAGTTGAAACATATTCTGTTGAGCAACAAGCGTTATAATGACTGGGTTACGGTGGAAGCTATCAGAGCCGATATCTATTATAAAATGGGAAGAGGAATGGAGTCAGCCAAGGCTTACAGAGACTCGAAAGCCGTACATGATTCGGTTATCCAAGCCCAATATTATGAAGATCTGGCCAAGTTGAGAACACAACGTGAAGTTGATAAGTTGGAATTACAAAGCCGGAAACTGGAGCTGGAAGCTGAAAAGTCTCGTGTCCGATCCTGGATATTCGGTAGTGGTGCCATCATCTTGCTCCTGCTTTGCGGGGTGTTGGGATTCCTGGCTTATTCCCGCCACCGTTATGGAGCCCGTTTGAAAATTGCAAAAGAAAAAGCGGAGGAGGCGGATCATTTGAAGTCTGCCTTTCTTGCCAATATGAACCATGAGATACGGACACCATTAAATGCAATAGTCGGTTTTTCGCAAGTAATAGCCGAGGAAAGTGATATAGAAACACGCCGGGAATTTGCCAAGATCATCCAAAACAACAACGAACTGTTGCAGCGTTTGATAGAGGACGTACTGGATATTTCGAAAATAGAATCGAACACGCTTACATTCGTATTGACGGATCAGGATTTGCAGGCATTGATGAAAGACCTTTATAGCATTATGTCGTTACGGATATCTGAAAACGTAGAACTACAGTTGGACGATTGTCCTCGTTTTACGCTTCGTACGGACCGGAACCGACTGACACAAGTGTTGGCGAACTTGTTGACCAATGCTATCAAGCATACCCATGAAGGTTATATCCGTTTTGGTTATAAGGTGGCGGCTGGCGAGATCTGTTTTTATGTAGCGGATACGGGCGAAGGAATACCGGAAGACCAGTTGGAGCACGTGTTTGACCGTTTTGTCAAACTGACGGAATGGACAACAGGTGTCGGTTTGGGGCTTGCTATCTCCAAAGCCCTGGTGGCGAAGCTTGGCGGTCGTATGGAAGTTTGTTCCAAACAGGGAGAAGGTTCTACTTTTAGTGTTATTTTTCCTGTGTGA
- a CDS encoding RNA polymerase sigma-70 factor has product MNFGVFYNAYYQRFVRYAFYYVNDLQAAEDLTHDALLYYWENKHKLPADADVLGYILESVKNKCLNYLKHIQVEVEYSKRRTELHDWEITTRIQTLENESYSTIFSKDIMRIVMESLSELPEQTRHIFVLNRLDYKSRKEIATTLGVSQQKVDYHINKANDHLRLKLKDYIPLILLFLN; this is encoded by the coding sequence ATGAATTTTGGCGTCTTTTACAATGCGTACTACCAACGTTTTGTAAGGTATGCTTTTTATTATGTAAATGATTTGCAGGCGGCCGAGGATTTGACGCATGATGCTTTGTTGTACTATTGGGAGAATAAACACAAGTTGCCTGCCGATGCGGACGTCTTGGGATATATATTAGAGTCCGTCAAGAATAAATGCCTGAATTATCTGAAGCATATCCAGGTGGAAGTCGAATACAGCAAGAGACGTACAGAGTTGCATGACTGGGAAATCACAACGCGTATCCAGACATTGGAAAACGAAAGCTACAGCACGATCTTTTCTAAAGATATAATGAGAATCGTCATGGAATCTTTATCCGAATTACCGGAACAGACTCGTCATATATTTGTTTTGAATCGTCTGGATTATAAATCAAGGAAAGAAATAGCGACAACCTTAGGTGTTTCCCAACAAAAAGTAGATTATCATATCAATAAGGCCAATGATCATCTCCGCTTGAAACTGAAAGACTATATTCCCCTGATACTGTTATTCTTGAATTAG
- a CDS encoding FecR family protein, which produces MQIDQHILIRYFLKQASEEEKEVIRQWIESSEDNRRRFIRERIRFDASILVDEAAVESSTKIASGKRYRLHPALNWSLKVAASILILLGSFYLYDNYRMARLSQTLQCVYVPAGNRTNIQLPDGTSVWLNANTSLRYPMAFAENSREIMLDGEAYFEVAKDKKPFIVKTSKYDVEVLGTTFNVEAYKDKPNFRTMLYEGKVKLYNTKSPKAVYLSPGQTAELMGESLRVVPTTAPNSYRWKDGLIYIEDKSFNAIMELFEKFYDVRIIVNNKAVKDLGYRGKLRISDGVDHALRVLQNDFPFKYKRDEERNIIYIN; this is translated from the coding sequence ATGCAAATAGATCAACATATACTTATTCGTTACTTTCTGAAGCAGGCTTCGGAAGAAGAAAAGGAGGTAATACGGCAGTGGATTGAAAGCAGCGAAGACAACCGCCGGCGTTTTATCCGGGAGCGGATTCGTTTTGATGCTTCCATTTTGGTAGACGAAGCTGCGGTTGAGTCTTCCACTAAAATTGCTTCCGGCAAGCGTTACCGGCTACATCCTGCATTGAATTGGTCTTTAAAAGTGGCCGCTTCGATTTTGATTTTATTGGGAAGTTTTTATCTGTATGATAATTACCGGATGGCTCGATTGTCACAGACTCTACAGTGTGTATATGTCCCGGCTGGCAACCGTACTAATATCCAGCTTCCGGATGGTACGAGTGTCTGGCTGAATGCCAACACGTCTCTCCGTTATCCGATGGCTTTTGCAGAAAATAGCCGGGAGATAATGTTGGACGGCGAAGCTTATTTTGAAGTGGCGAAAGATAAAAAGCCTTTTATTGTCAAAACGAGCAAATATGACGTGGAGGTGCTGGGGACAACTTTTAATGTCGAGGCTTACAAAGACAAGCCGAATTTCCGGACGATGCTCTATGAAGGTAAAGTCAAGCTCTATAATACGAAGAGTCCGAAAGCAGTCTACCTTTCTCCGGGACAGACAGCGGAATTGATGGGTGAATCGTTGCGAGTCGTCCCAACAACGGCTCCTAACAGCTATCGTTGGAAAGACGGCCTGATCTATATCGAAGACAAGTCTTTTAATGCGATCATGGAACTGTTTGAAAAGTTCTATGATGTGCGGATCATAGTCAACAACAAAGCAGTGAAAGATTTAGGCTATCGTGGGAAGCTCCGGATATCCGATGGAGTGGATCATGCTTTGCGCGTCTTGCAAAATGACTTCCCTTTCAAATACAAGCGGGATGAAGAGAGAAACATCATATATATTAACTGA